The Clostridioides difficile genome has a segment encoding these proteins:
- a CDS encoding TetR/AcrR family transcriptional regulator — MAKSFTEVEKNNIRERLILECENHWSKYGYKKTNIDELCSKAGIAKGSFYTFFDSKEKLFFEALNGIQNRLISSLYEILNSMPAKEGFVASLKMLYRLYDKNPFLYTPRDPDSIAFLNKLPKEMVSKLEHDNIQSFYDLIEKYDFKLKIEKEKAYGVCNALLSSLLLKEDIGYNYFEVFDFMIENLVDDIFE, encoded by the coding sequence ATGGCTAAAAGCTTTACAGAAGTTGAAAAAAACAATATAAGAGAAAGATTAATTTTAGAATGTGAAAACCACTGGTCTAAATATGGATATAAAAAAACTAATATTGACGAACTTTGTTCAAAAGCAGGAATTGCAAAAGGCTCATTTTACACATTTTTTGATTCAAAAGAAAAGTTATTTTTTGAAGCATTAAATGGAATTCAAAATAGACTTATATCATCACTATACGAAATCTTGAATAGTATGCCTGCAAAAGAAGGATTTGTAGCATCTTTAAAGATGTTATATCGCTTATATGATAAAAATCCATTTTTATACACTCCTAGAGACCCTGATTCTATTGCTTTTTTAAACAAATTACCTAAAGAGATGGTTTCAAAGCTTGAACATGACAATATACAAAGCTTCTATGATTTAATTGAAAAATATGACTTTAAGCTAAAAATAGAGAAAGAAAAAGCCTATGGTGTTTGTAATGCTCTATTATCAAGCCTACTGTTAAAAGAAGATATTGGATATAACTATTTTGAAGTATTTGACTTCATGATAGAAAATCTGGTAGACGATATATTTGAATAA